A stretch of Streptosporangium album DNA encodes these proteins:
- a CDS encoding type II toxin-antitoxin system VapC family toxin gives MTATLLDTGPLIAVVDRDDKHHASCVRLLEELEGPLLLPSTVLIEAGWTINRHMGPAVHAQFLDLVTEEFELVDLLAADVRRMAELVRLYKDARLDPADVSVVAIAERLGVTQIATIDRRDFTLIRPRHVSAFRLLPDVLV, from the coding sequence ATGACCGCCACGCTCCTGGACACCGGCCCCCTGATAGCTGTCGTCGATCGAGATGACAAGCACCATGCCTCATGTGTGCGGCTCCTGGAGGAGCTGGAGGGACCACTCCTCCTGCCCTCGACGGTCTTGATTGAAGCTGGTTGGACGATCAACAGGCACATGGGGCCTGCCGTACATGCACAGTTTCTTGATCTCGTGACCGAAGAGTTCGAGTTGGTCGATCTGCTTGCTGCCGATGTACGGCGCATGGCTGAACTCGTCCGGCTTTACAAGGACGCTCGTCTCGACCCGGCTGATGTGTCCGTGGTTGCCATCGCGGAGCGTCTAGGCGTCACGCAGATTGCCACGATCGACCGCCGTGACTTCACGCTGATCCGGCCTCGGCATGTGTCGGCGTTCAGACTGTTGCCAGATGTGCTTGTCTGA